Proteins from one Nitrobacteraceae bacterium AZCC 2146 genomic window:
- a CDS encoding hypothetical protein (product_source=Hypo-rule applied; cath_funfam=2.60.120.20; superfamily=88633), with protein sequence MHRSSECVAAIATALAKAQTELSTPEKSMVGSVYTNRSDSPQRFRYASLSSGLDIVRKTLGGQQIAIAQTTEIDRANGMVNRNHAL encoded by the coding sequence ATGCATCGGTCCAGTGAATGCGTAGCCGCCATCGCAACGGCTCTGGCGAAAGCCCAGACCGAACTTTCCACCCCGGAGAAATCGATGGTGGGGAGTGTCTACACCAATCGGTCAGACAGTCCGCAAAGATTCCGCTACGCCTCGCTGTCAAGTGGCCTCGACATCGTTCGCAAAACGTTGGGCGGCCAACAGATCGCGATTGCCCAAACCACCGAAATCGACCGGGCGAACGGCATGGTGAATCGTAACCATGCGCTGTAG
- a CDS encoding transposase (product_source=COG3335; cog=COG3335; pfam=PF13358; superfamily=141130), producing the protein MTTKMVRHSGRSPRGERLVASVPHGHWKTLTFIAALRVNGLTAPYVIDGAMDGAAFMAYVEQMLVPTLKKGDIVFMDNLRTHKIDGVREAIATVGATIRYLPACSPDLNPIEMAFSKLKAALRKGAKRTVKELWGLIGKLVKSFAPDQCANYFRHAGYRR; encoded by the coding sequence GTGACGACCAAAATGGTCCGCCATTCTGGCCGCTCTCCGCGAGGCGAGCGACTGGTCGCGAGTGTGCCTCACGGCCACTGGAAAACCTTGACGTTCATTGCGGCGTTGCGCGTCAACGGCCTGACAGCACCCTATGTCATCGATGGTGCGATGGATGGAGCCGCATTCATGGCCTATGTCGAGCAGATGCTCGTGCCGACGCTGAAAAAGGGCGACATCGTATTCATGGACAATCTGCGGACCCACAAAATCGACGGGGTGCGCGAAGCCATCGCCACTGTCGGTGCGACAATCCGCTATCTGCCCGCCTGTTCGCCAGACCTCAACCCAATCGAGATGGCATTCTCGAAACTCAAGGCCGCGCTGCGCAAAGGCGCCAAGCGCACAGTGAAGGAACTCTGGGGGCTGATCGGTAAACTCGTAAAATCGTTTGCGCCCGACCAATGCGCCAACTATTTTCGCCATGCGGGCTATAGACGCTGA
- a CDS encoding uncharacterized protein (TIRG00374 family) (product_source=TIGR00374; cog=COG0392; ko=KO:K07027; pfam=PF03706; superfamily=111352; tigrfam=TIGR00374; transmembrane_helix_parts=Inside_1_4,TMhelix_5_24,Outside_25_38,TMhelix_39_61,Inside_62_81,TMhelix_82_104,Outside_105_123,TMhelix_124_146,Inside_147_152,TMhelix_153_175,Outside_176_216,TMhelix_217_236,Inside_237_247,TMhelix_248_270,Outside_271_289,TMhelix_290_312,Inside_313_329) encodes MKTLLLAALKVVLTLGLFALALRSIDIGDVVLHIKQLPLSLLILTIALLFGQMLLSSLRLSAIAGMIASSVSIRTALRINWIGSFFSLALVTFVSGDVVRTMMLRRVCHLPMRESVGTVTLDRIVGLLAILVIVSITAPWAIQLTGDERIRRSIEVLAIIGALIVIGFALVGFLARRSRVVETVRAKIRGSKIVYVLLDVMTVARHLFDGRRELPKILITSLLVQIINVAAIFFLINGMGAQVSIWQCTLIVPTVMLISLLPFSVAGWGLRESAMATGFALVQAPTAAAVAASVMFGVLTLVTSLPGGLLWLSSRPTRIAAAPPRAEGI; translated from the coding sequence ATGAAGACGCTGTTGTTAGCGGCCTTAAAAGTCGTTTTGACGCTCGGCCTGTTTGCCCTTGCCCTTCGATCGATCGATATCGGCGACGTCGTCCTTCACATCAAGCAACTGCCGCTGTCACTGCTGATTTTGACTATCGCCCTGCTGTTCGGCCAGATGCTGCTGTCAAGCCTGCGCCTGTCGGCCATCGCAGGCATGATCGCGTCAAGCGTGTCCATACGGACGGCCCTGCGCATCAACTGGATCGGCTCGTTCTTCTCGCTCGCGCTTGTCACCTTCGTCAGCGGCGATGTGGTGCGTACCATGATGCTCCGGCGGGTCTGCCACCTGCCGATGCGCGAAAGCGTTGGCACCGTCACACTCGACCGCATCGTCGGGCTTCTGGCGATCCTGGTGATCGTTTCGATCACTGCCCCGTGGGCGATCCAGCTGACCGGGGACGAAAGGATTCGTCGCAGCATCGAAGTACTCGCCATCATCGGCGCGCTGATCGTGATCGGCTTCGCTCTCGTGGGATTCCTGGCCCGGCGCTCCCGCGTCGTTGAAACCGTGCGTGCCAAGATCAGGGGCTCGAAGATCGTCTACGTTCTGCTCGACGTGATGACCGTGGCCCGCCACCTGTTCGATGGGCGGCGCGAACTCCCGAAGATTCTTATCACCAGTCTTCTCGTTCAGATTATCAATGTGGCGGCGATTTTTTTTCTGATCAACGGAATGGGCGCCCAGGTTTCGATCTGGCAATGCACATTGATCGTACCGACGGTGATGCTGATCTCGCTTCTGCCATTCTCGGTGGCCGGTTGGGGGCTGCGTGAAAGCGCGATGGCAACGGGCTTTGCGTTGGTGCAGGCGCCGACCGCGGCGGCCGTGGCAGCGTCGGTGATGTTCGGCGTGCTCACCTTGGTGACATCACTGCCGGGCGGCCTGCTTTGGCTGTCGTCCCGCCCCACCCGTATCGCGGCAGCGCCGCCCCGCGCGGAAGGTATTTAA
- a CDS encoding FkbM family methyltransferase (product_source=TIGR01444; cath_funfam=3.40.50.150; pfam=PF05050; superfamily=53335; tigrfam=TIGR01444): MPALSKTRMVSRNAINAVIENCARLAETHPFVWKLAWEAVHRLTFLLPHDQSYKAFRHFIAARPQGLFLDVGANDGISVLSFRKFSKQYRILGLEPNPALKPPLQKIKSGDPLFDFKMVGAGASPLRLPFFVPSYKGIVLHTFTSSSEEQVRASVTRSFGKSVGAAIFIQPFEAEIIRLDDLNVDPAIIKVDAEGFDYDVLAGLEKTIERSRPFIVTEIAATEYDKVKSYLTARRYTLLLYNINNDCFAPDVVSYGKAVSAMSGHRNFFAAPEEMLSTLPMEKMIY, encoded by the coding sequence ATGCCGGCTTTGTCAAAAACACGGATGGTTTCGAGAAACGCGATCAACGCGGTGATCGAAAACTGCGCGCGGCTTGCCGAGACGCATCCCTTTGTGTGGAAGCTGGCCTGGGAAGCTGTGCACCGGCTGACATTCCTGCTGCCGCATGACCAGAGCTACAAGGCCTTTCGCCATTTCATCGCCGCCCGTCCGCAAGGGCTGTTTCTCGATGTCGGCGCCAATGACGGCATCTCGGTGCTGTCGTTTCGCAAGTTCAGCAAGCAGTATCGCATTCTCGGGCTGGAGCCGAACCCGGCACTGAAGCCGCCGCTGCAGAAGATCAAGTCCGGCGATCCGCTGTTCGATTTCAAGATGGTCGGTGCTGGCGCCTCGCCGCTGCGGCTGCCGTTCTTCGTCCCGAGCTACAAGGGAATCGTGCTGCATACGTTCACCTCGAGCAGCGAGGAACAGGTGCGGGCCTCCGTCACGAGAAGCTTTGGAAAGTCCGTCGGCGCGGCCATCTTCATTCAACCCTTCGAAGCCGAGATCATCAGGCTGGACGACCTGAACGTCGATCCCGCCATCATCAAGGTCGATGCCGAAGGTTTTGATTATGACGTTCTGGCCGGACTCGAAAAAACCATCGAGCGGTCGCGGCCCTTCATCGTCACCGAGATCGCGGCGACGGAATACGATAAGGTCAAGAGCTACCTGACCGCGCGTCGCTACACACTGTTGCTCTACAACATCAACAATGATTGCTTCGCGCCGGACGTCGTCTCCTATGGCAAGGCCGTTTCCGCCATGTCAGGCCACCGCAACTTCTTCGCCGCGCCGGAAGAAATGCTGAGCACGCTGCCGATGGAAAAAATGATCTATTAG
- a CDS encoding transposase (product_source=KO:K07484; cog=COG3436; ko=KO:K07484; pfam=PF03050,PF13005,PF13007,PF13817) — protein sequence MDTAPDAPPDDIAALKEALATERAKALDIAAELAVAHAKASEDSALIAQQKLRIAKLERQIYGQRSERSSRLIDQLALTFEELEANATEDELAAERAVARTTIVRGFTRTRPERNTFPDHLPRQRVVIDPPTACECCGGNRLRKLGEDVTRTLESVPRQWKVVETVREKFTCRDCEKISQAPAPFHVIARGWAGPSLLAMVLYEKFGQHQPLNRQAERYALEGVPISLSTMADAVGACCTVLEPLSRLLEAHVMAAERLHGDDTTVPVLALGKCDVARCWVYVKDDRPFGGSDPPAAMFYYSRDRSGEHPQAHLAKYTGILQADAFGGYIKLYEPERSPGLIREAACWVHARRPFFAMADLEENARRKAAGKKEIVISPVAMEIVRRIDALFEIERSIKGQNADQRKVVRQAQSAPLVADLEAYMREQCAKLSRGHDLAKAMNYMFKRWASFTRFLDDGRVCLSNNAAERALRGIALGRKSWLFCGSDRGGRRAAAMYSLIVSAKMNDVDPQAWLADVLARIATHPAHRLDELLPWNWKTAQQQGLAAQAA from the coding sequence ATGGACACGGCTCCCGACGCCCCTCCCGACGACATAGCCGCTCTGAAAGAGGCGTTGGCGACCGAGCGCGCGAAGGCGCTGGATATTGCGGCGGAGCTCGCGGTCGCCCATGCGAAGGCATCGGAAGACAGCGCGCTGATTGCCCAGCAAAAATTACGGATCGCCAAGCTCGAGCGCCAGATCTACGGACAGCGGTCAGAGCGTTCGTCTCGGCTGATCGACCAGTTGGCGCTGACGTTCGAAGAGCTGGAAGCCAACGCCACCGAAGACGAGCTTGCGGCCGAGAGAGCCGTCGCCAGGACGACAATTGTACGCGGATTTACGCGCACGCGCCCCGAACGCAATACGTTCCCCGATCATCTTCCCCGCCAGCGCGTGGTGATCGATCCGCCAACGGCGTGTGAATGCTGCGGCGGCAATCGCTTGCGCAAGCTCGGCGAAGACGTGACCCGGACGCTGGAATCGGTGCCGCGCCAGTGGAAAGTGGTCGAGACGGTGCGCGAAAAGTTCACCTGCCGGGATTGCGAGAAAATCAGCCAAGCGCCGGCGCCGTTCCATGTGATTGCGCGGGGCTGGGCGGGACCGAGCCTGCTCGCGATGGTTCTGTACGAGAAGTTCGGCCAGCATCAGCCGTTGAACCGTCAGGCCGAGCGCTATGCCCTTGAAGGCGTGCCGATCAGCCTCTCGACCATGGCCGACGCCGTAGGGGCGTGCTGCACGGTGTTAGAGCCGCTGTCGCGGCTCTTGGAAGCCCACGTCATGGCAGCCGAACGCCTCCATGGCGACGACACCACCGTGCCCGTGCTCGCCTTGGGCAAGTGCGATGTCGCTCGATGCTGGGTCTATGTGAAGGACGACCGCCCCTTCGGCGGCTCAGATCCGCCGGCGGCGATGTTTTATTACTCGCGCGATCGAAGTGGTGAGCATCCGCAGGCGCATCTGGCCAAATACACCGGGATCCTCCAGGCCGACGCCTTCGGCGGATACATCAAGCTCTACGAGCCCGAGCGAAGTCCTGGGCTTATCAGGGAAGCGGCCTGTTGGGTCCATGCCCGGCGCCCGTTCTTCGCCATGGCGGATCTTGAGGAGAACGCGCGGCGCAAAGCGGCCGGAAAGAAGGAGATCGTCATCTCGCCCGTCGCCATGGAGATCGTGCGCCGCATCGACGCTCTGTTCGAGATCGAGCGCTCTATCAAAGGCCAAAACGCCGACCAACGAAAGGTTGTTCGCCAGGCGCAGAGCGCGCCGCTCGTCGCCGATCTGGAAGCCTATATGCGCGAGCAATGCGCCAAGCTCTCCCGCGGTCACGATCTGGCCAAGGCCATGAACTACATGTTCAAGCGCTGGGCCTCCTTCACACGCTTCCTCGACGATGGCCGCGTCTGCCTCTCGAACAATGCCGCCGAAAGAGCGCTGCGCGGCATCGCATTGGGCAGAAAGTCGTGGTTATTCTGTGGGTCCGACCGCGGAGGGCGCCGAGCCGCCGCCATGTATAGCCTCATCGTCTCTGCCAAGATGAACGACGTCGACCCTCAGGCCTGGCTCGCCGATGTACTCGCTCGCATCGCCACCCACCCCGCCCACAGGCTCGATGAGCTGCTGCCCTGGAACTGGAAGACTGCGCAACAGCAAGGCCTTGCGGCGCAGGCGGCTTGA
- a CDS encoding hypothetical protein (product_source=Hypo-rule applied): MGHVNKVSHVFTLSHVAEMLGEDEEWLFEVAEEMDTEDGQLWVVGVGEDGVMAFTDDGIENLKELIAIHKDTPSIIEKRRQALAAMMKPKTEEPDEI; this comes from the coding sequence ATGGGGCACGTCAACAAAGTCAGCCACGTGTTCACTCTCAGCCATGTCGCTGAGATGCTCGGTGAAGACGAGGAATGGCTGTTCGAGGTCGCCGAAGAAATGGACACCGAGGATGGCCAGCTATGGGTCGTCGGCGTCGGTGAAGACGGGGTGATGGCGTTCACCGATGACGGGATCGAGAACCTCAAAGAGCTGATCGCAATCCACAAGGACACCCCCAGCATCATCGAAAAACGCCGCCAAGCGCTCGCTGCGATGATGAAGCCGAAGACCGAAGAGCCCGACGAGATCTAA
- a CDS encoding transposase (product_source=KO:K07484; cog=COG3436; ko=KO:K07484; pfam=PF05717): MIPIPSGVRVWIATGHTDMRRGMQSLALMVQEGLKRDPHAGDLYIFRGRRGDLVKILWHDGLGMSLYAKRLDRGKFIWPSASAGAVSVSAAQMAYMLEGIDWRNPQLTWRPQSAG, translated from the coding sequence ATGATCCCGATCCCGAGCGGCGTCAGGGTCTGGATCGCCACCGGCCACACCGACATGCGCCGCGGCATGCAAAGTCTGGCCCTGATGGTTCAGGAGGGCTTGAAGCGCGATCCTCATGCCGGCGATCTCTATATCTTCCGGGGTCGCCGCGGCGATCTGGTCAAGATTTTATGGCATGACGGGTTAGGCATGTCGCTCTATGCCAAACGCCTGGACCGCGGCAAGTTCATCTGGCCCTCAGCATCCGCTGGTGCGGTGTCGGTCTCAGCGGCCCAGATGGCTTATATGCTGGAAGGGATCGACTGGAGAAATCCGCAACTAACATGGCGACCGCAGAGCGCCGGCTGA
- a CDS encoding hypothetical protein (product_source=Hypo-rule applied; cath_funfam=2.130.10.130,2.150.10.10; pfam=PF13517; smart=SM00191; superfamily=69318) has translation MADQRAGAPDGIDTVTGVENFQFLDGIFTSDGLVHPTIIDVGATNVGFLAGDLNGDARTDLTVTSSGRGGIGSYLSNGDGTFHSVFSAQTGSDWVSWPSAHAVAGDLNGDGRTDIAVTASGLGGIGSYLSNGDGTFHAVYSSQTGTDWVDWPSAKAITGDFNGDGRTDIAVTASGLGGIGSYLSNGDGTFHAVYSSQTGADWVDWPSAKAITGDFNGDGKTDIAVTASGLGGIGSYLSNGDGTFHAVYSSQTGTDWVDWPSAKAITGDFNGDGRTDIAVTASGLGGIGSYLSNGDGTFHAVYSSQTGTDWVDWPSAKAITGDFNGDGRTDIAVTASGLGGIGSYLSNGDGTFHAVYSSQTGADWVDWPSAKAITGDFNGDGKTDIAVTAPGLDGIAVYLSNGDGTFRAVFSPQAVSNSAGTSLSQPGAGGPDQTVMPANGNVFVGSSGNDVLTGTGANDTFVFAFGNTGHEVISNFQPSSDTIEFDNVNFATFQELQALMHPSGSDVVVNLSASESVTLQGVTIDALHASNFVILNHGILT, from the coding sequence GTGGCGGATCAAAGGGCGGGCGCGCCCGATGGCATCGATACGGTGACCGGCGTTGAGAATTTCCAATTTCTCGACGGAATCTTTACATCAGACGGTTTAGTTCACCCGACTATTATTGACGTTGGTGCAACCAACGTTGGATTTCTAGCCGGCGATCTAAACGGCGATGCGCGAACCGATCTCACGGTTACAAGTTCCGGGCGCGGCGGAATCGGAAGCTATCTCTCAAATGGCGACGGCACGTTTCATTCGGTCTTCTCAGCTCAGACGGGATCTGATTGGGTTAGTTGGCCGAGCGCTCATGCGGTAGCCGGAGATTTAAACGGCGACGGTCGAACCGACATCGCCGTGACTGCCTCCGGGCTCGGCGGAATCGGCAGCTACCTGTCAAATGGCGATGGCACCTTCCATGCGGTTTATTCCTCACAAACCGGCACCGACTGGGTCGACTGGCCGAGTGCGAAAGCGATCACTGGCGATTTCAACGGCGACGGTCGAACCGACATCGCCGTGACTGCCTCCGGGCTCGGCGGAATCGGCAGCTACCTGTCAAATGGCGATGGCACCTTCCATGCGGTTTATTCCTCCCAAACCGGCGCCGACTGGGTCGACTGGCCGAGTGCGAAAGCGATCACCGGCGATTTCAACGGCGACGGCAAAACCGACATCGCCGTGACTGCCTCCGGGCTCGGCGGAATCGGCAGCTACCTGTCAAATGGCGATGGCACCTTCCATGCGGTTTATTCCTCACAAACCGGCACCGACTGGGTCGACTGGCCGAGTGCGAAAGCGATCACTGGCGATTTCAACGGCGACGGTCGAACCGACATCGCCGTGACTGCCTCCGGGCTCGGCGGAATCGGCAGCTACCTGTCAAATGGCGATGGCACCTTCCATGCGGTTTATTCCTCACAAACCGGCACCGACTGGGTCGACTGGCCGAGTGCGAAAGCGATCACTGGCGATTTCAACGGCGACGGTCGAACCGACATCGCCGTGACTGCCTCCGGGCTCGGCGGAATCGGCAGCTACCTGTCAAATGGCGATGGCACCTTCCATGCGGTTTATTCCTCCCAAACCGGCGCCGACTGGGTCGACTGGCCGAGTGCGAAAGCGATCACCGGCGATTTCAACGGCGACGGCAAAACCGACATCGCCGTGACTGCCCCCGGGCTGGACGGCATCGCCGTCTATCTGTCGAACGGCGATGGAACCTTCCGTGCGGTCTTCTCACCGCAGGCCGTCTCTAATTCTGCTGGCACATCTCTTTCCCAGCCCGGCGCCGGAGGCCCTGATCAAACTGTCATGCCGGCAAATGGTAACGTGTTCGTAGGCAGCTCCGGAAATGACGTCCTGACTGGAACAGGAGCAAACGATACATTCGTGTTCGCGTTCGGCAACACTGGCCATGAAGTCATCAGCAATTTCCAACCAAGCTCTGACACGATTGAATTCGACAACGTCAACTTTGCGACTTTTCAGGAACTGCAGGCCTTGATGCACCCGTCCGGTTCCGATGTCGTCGTCAATCTGTCGGCAAGTGAAAGTGTGACGCTGCAAGGCGTAACGATCGACGCGCTTCATGCATCGAATTTCGTTATTCTCAATCACGGAATTTTGACCTGA
- a CDS encoding hypothetical protein (product_source=Hypo-rule applied; cath_funfam=3.30.50.20; pfam=PF04404; smart=SM00384), producing MNLTTMLMHTSGEWISSDWPVCQMSETSEPRRMGAALTYARRYALFTLVGIAGEDDLDAPDLTHDQPKGYNVAGAALTLNSKVVPASVDSTPFRLRTPNIPPVREKLGAHESAAIRAQLIKDIETLSQDKDLQPRAIAILKAKNRLSADDAKLVEDAFASRMALQATSPEASATVEPTSAAVDVTPPELPSAFTVKPARGRGRPRKTKAAAEESAAPPILLKPAAANNPTPPSNDLQADAIPTKIQKSELTIGEPRRLRDKTHLKFVSSQPCLTCGRSPADAHLLRFTQPRAMGRKVSDEFTVPLCRTHHRDNHRFGDEAAWWSRAAVNPVEVARKLWTTTRAID from the coding sequence GTGAATCTAACCACCATGCTGATGCACACGTCCGGGGAGTGGATTTCTTCAGACTGGCCGGTGTGCCAAATGTCGGAAACGTCTGAACCCCGCCGGATGGGGGCGGCGCTCACCTATGCCCGCCGCTACGCCTTGTTCACGCTGGTAGGAATAGCCGGCGAGGATGATCTGGACGCGCCGGATCTCACCCACGATCAGCCAAAAGGATACAACGTCGCGGGCGCGGCTCTTACTCTCAACTCGAAAGTTGTGCCGGCGTCTGTCGACTCAACCCCATTCCGACTCAGGACCCCGAACATTCCACCTGTACGGGAAAAGCTTGGTGCTCATGAGTCCGCTGCGATCCGGGCTCAACTTATCAAGGATATCGAAACGCTTTCGCAAGATAAGGATCTCCAGCCTCGTGCGATCGCCATCCTGAAGGCAAAGAACCGCCTCTCAGCGGATGATGCAAAGCTCGTCGAGGACGCCTTCGCGTCCAGGATGGCACTTCAAGCGACGTCGCCGGAGGCATCGGCGACAGTTGAACCCACGTCTGCTGCGGTCGATGTAACGCCGCCAGAACTGCCATCAGCGTTCACCGTCAAACCAGCGCGAGGACGAGGGCGCCCACGAAAGACCAAAGCCGCGGCCGAGGAATCTGCGGCGCCTCCAATCCTGTTGAAGCCGGCCGCCGCCAATAATCCGACACCACCTTCTAACGATCTCCAGGCCGATGCAATTCCTACGAAAATTCAGAAAAGCGAGCTTACGATCGGCGAGCCGCGCCGACTACGTGATAAGACGCACCTCAAGTTCGTGTCGTCACAGCCATGTCTGACCTGCGGACGAAGCCCTGCCGACGCCCATCTCCTTAGATTCACTCAACCCCGCGCGATGGGACGCAAGGTCAGCGACGAGTTCACGGTCCCGCTCTGTCGGACGCATCACCGGGACAATCACCGCTTCGGTGACGAGGCCGCCTGGTGGAGTCGGGCTGCTGTCAATCCGGTCGAGGTTGCACGAAAGCTATGGACAACAACTCGCGCCATTGACTGA
- a CDS encoding dolichol-phosphate mannosyltransferase (product_source=KO:K00721; cath_funfam=3.90.550.10; cog=COG0463; ko=KO:K00721; pfam=PF00535; superfamily=53448), whose amino-acid sequence MDHRALNSTSSRLATEGLGTASRAFLARSISIVIPALNEETVVEGVVRDISKQIAASFTDYEIILINDGSTDKTGDIMERLATELPNVRAIHNPGNIGLGSSYQRGLAEARCDYLMMLCGDGGMPAASLPPIFAAVGSADIVLPFITNLKQIKSPVRYFTSRTYTNLLNILFGQKIKYYNGLPVHRVDLLRQLRINSSGFGFQGEILTKLLRSGCSMTEVGVAGAEMTKNSSAVRLKGLINIAKVLTLLVWEVRRFDGRQITRDGRSYAAARDSQPLIDGNPAVADM is encoded by the coding sequence ATGGACCATCGCGCGCTGAATTCGACGTCGTCCCGCCTCGCGACTGAGGGCCTGGGCACAGCCAGTCGGGCGTTTCTTGCCAGAAGCATTTCCATCGTCATCCCCGCTCTGAATGAAGAGACCGTTGTCGAAGGCGTGGTCCGCGATATTTCGAAGCAGATCGCGGCTTCGTTCACCGATTATGAGATCATTCTGATCAACGACGGTTCGACTGACAAAACCGGCGACATCATGGAAAGGCTGGCAACCGAATTGCCGAACGTCCGTGCTATCCACAATCCCGGAAATATCGGCCTGGGATCCAGCTATCAGCGCGGGCTTGCCGAAGCGCGCTGCGACTATTTGATGATGCTGTGCGGCGATGGCGGAATGCCTGCGGCCAGCCTGCCGCCGATTTTCGCGGCCGTCGGCTCGGCCGACATCGTCCTCCCCTTCATCACCAACCTGAAGCAGATCAAGTCGCCGGTGCGCTATTTCACCTCGCGCACCTACACCAACCTGCTGAACATCCTGTTCGGACAGAAGATCAAGTACTACAACGGCCTCCCGGTGCATCGGGTCGACCTGCTGCGGCAGCTTCGCATCAACAGCAGTGGCTTCGGCTTCCAAGGCGAAATTCTCACCAAGCTGCTGCGCAGCGGCTGCTCGATGACCGAAGTCGGCGTGGCTGGCGCCGAGATGACCAAGAACTCCAGCGCGGTGCGCCTTAAGGGCCTAATCAACATCGCCAAGGTGCTGACCCTGCTGGTCTGGGAAGTGCGGCGCTTCGACGGCCGCCAGATCACACGTGACGGCCGGTCCTACGCGGCCGCGCGCGACAGCCAGCCATTGATCGATGGCAATCCGGCCGTCGCCGATATGTGA
- a CDS encoding putative phage-related endonuclease (product_source=COG5377; cog=COG5377; pfam=PF09588; superfamily=52980), with translation MLKAQKSKDQDRRHFIGGSDARAIMGKDEKALLRLWKEKRGEVEGPDLSDVLIVQMGLVTEDLNRRWYERNSGFHVANIQRRAIHKSIPWMAATLDGLVQETGAVFEAKFMLPWSFSEEAAAEKHMAQLQHNMLVADTKKSVLSIINGGGKWVELSIEADPIYQTILIAAEKAFWRAVKTGEPPMLFDCEPPRPRIEAVRVVDMNASNSWAEFAELFRDTHKAHDDHERAKSELKELMPEDAKEAMGHGIRAKRSKSGSVSFDLVDMEVSHASVQ, from the coding sequence ATGCTTAAAGCACAGAAGTCCAAAGACCAAGACCGCCGCCATTTCATCGGCGGCTCTGACGCCCGCGCCATCATGGGCAAGGACGAGAAGGCGCTTCTGCGCCTCTGGAAGGAAAAGCGGGGCGAGGTCGAGGGGCCGGACCTGTCTGATGTCCTGATCGTCCAGATGGGCCTCGTCACCGAAGACCTCAACCGCCGCTGGTACGAGCGCAATTCAGGTTTTCACGTCGCGAACATCCAACGCAGGGCGATCCACAAATCGATCCCATGGATGGCGGCGACGCTGGACGGTCTGGTCCAGGAAACCGGCGCCGTGTTCGAGGCCAAATTCATGCTGCCCTGGTCATTCTCGGAGGAGGCCGCCGCTGAGAAACACATGGCTCAGCTTCAGCACAACATGCTGGTTGCGGACACCAAGAAGTCCGTACTCTCGATCATCAACGGCGGTGGCAAATGGGTTGAACTATCGATCGAAGCCGACCCGATCTACCAGACAATCCTGATCGCCGCCGAAAAGGCATTCTGGCGGGCGGTCAAAACCGGCGAACCCCCGATGCTGTTCGATTGCGAGCCGCCAAGGCCACGTATCGAAGCTGTCCGTGTGGTCGATATGAACGCCTCCAACTCCTGGGCGGAATTTGCGGAACTGTTTCGGGATACTCACAAAGCTCATGATGACCACGAGCGGGCCAAGAGCGAACTCAAGGAGTTGATGCCGGAGGATGCCAAGGAGGCCATGGGCCACGGCATCCGTGCCAAACGCTCAAAGTCTGGTTCTGTCAGCTTCGATCTCGTGGACATGGAGGTCAGCCATGCATCGGTCCAGTGA
- a CDS encoding transposase (product_source=COG3415; cath_funfam=1.10.10.10; cog=COG3415; pfam=PF01710; superfamily=46689) produces MAKGYSTDLRDRVVALVEAGESRREAARLLDLAASTTIRWMDRWHTTGSVAAKPGTGHCRSPLEQHAQWLLDLVTAEPDLTLEEIGTRLASAKRLKVGRTSIWRFYERHRITFKKNTARRRTGSA; encoded by the coding sequence ATGGCAAAGGGCTATTCGACGGACTTGAGAGATCGCGTGGTGGCCTTGGTCGAGGCCGGTGAGAGCCGCCGTGAAGCCGCACGCCTGCTTGATCTTGCAGCCTCGACTACTATTCGCTGGATGGATCGCTGGCACACAACCGGTAGCGTCGCGGCGAAGCCTGGCACCGGCCACTGCCGCTCGCCGCTCGAGCAGCACGCGCAGTGGCTGCTCGATCTAGTGACCGCAGAGCCCGATCTGACACTCGAGGAGATCGGCACGCGGCTCGCATCGGCCAAAAGACTGAAGGTCGGCAGAACCTCGATCTGGCGGTTTTACGAGCGGCACCGCATCACGTTCAAAAAAAACACTGCACGCCGCCGAACAGGATCGGCCTGA